Below is a genomic region from Periplaneta americana isolate PAMFEO1 chromosome 7, P.americana_PAMFEO1_priV1, whole genome shotgun sequence.
atcaatgaatggaagtgaaaacaatatatattttggacaatttaggaaactcagtttacaagaacagattattgctatacagaagggaaggccaaccccaacactacctggtcttacatgtatgcatgttggctaatttgtagcatgtttcattcaagagggtgtcatttcgtcctgttgccttctttcctcctcttaagaaatatgcaggagcagCCACTGACTACTGCAGAACAAAAATCCGGCAcatcagcgacgctgatataacctctgcagttgcgagcgtcgttaaataaaccataatgaaAAAATGTTATTTGAGTAAATTATTGCATAAATAATCTTGACTATTGGTAATGtagattttaatgttaataaatctgtaatatttaaatatggcGGAGATGATAGAGTAACTGTTGGCGACACTGTATGGAATACCCGTACATCGAAATTGTCCTAGATTGTCGTAGTAGATTTATTTTGTATGAGATCTGTGAAATCATAATCCTGTGttatgcagtgttgccaataagaaaatttcttcgttAGATTAATGTTAGTTTAACTGGTAGAATTTATCAAATTTGTATTATTAATGTAGGCATTCAGAGGTTTTCTAATTCACAGTCATAAAATAAtctctttttaaattaataatacattaatttagcGACTTATAAATAGTTTTATAGCGGATTTTCAAGAACCTAGTTGGCGACATTGGTGACATGGTCGGTCATGTCATAAATTAGGCCTAAGTTATTACGATAGTTATTTCTGTAATGTGTGAAATGTTGATTAATTTACATTTGCAATAGTGACACTAGTTTTTGTAACACTTCAGATTTCtacaacatattatttcatatgtTGAGCTAGAATTGGAGGATATCCATtctgaacaataattattatatttatactgGTACCGGTACCTTAAAGTTGTACTTTTGTAGAGCAATACCGCTACTTTGTAACTTAGATTCCTATTCCAGTTATATTACACGCAACGTTATGTGTAACATAAATTATGCGCAGTGTTGAAAAGTAAGAATGAGTGTCTGTGTTGACACATACTTGATGAAAGTAAACAATTACAGCGTCGCCTAAGTGTACCAGTAGACTTAGAAAGTTGGATAGGTGGATACTATTTTCAGCGGTTATTTTCAAGAAAAGATCTCTCTCCTTTTTTCaaacaacaaacttaaatcaACCTAACCTActttagtttaggttaggtttgttgTGAAAAGGAGAGCTTCATTTACTTCTTACctttaagaaaataaatgtggCTTTAACTAGTtagtctgcaaagaaaaaatgtaaatctTTCCGAAATACATTTCATTCAGAGAAATAGAACATAAAGCAGGTTAGGATATCAGGTTATATCATCTGGGATGAATTACATGAACCGCAAAGATGACTCGACTAGAAGCTAACGACGTACCTAAATACATTTATACCTCACGTAGTAACACAATAGTACAGAAATACCAGCCATTACTTTTCTTCAAGTGAAAAATATCATGGACACATCAGGTTTAGAAGCCTTAACGGCCTGCCCTGGGAAAATCAGCAATAAGTGTTCCTGATCTGTCCATCTTGACCTGGTTGTCCGAAGTCCCGTTTTCCCTTACCTTTATAATATGATAATGTAAGTTTTGAAAGTCTGATGTATCCATTCTTTTCGTGGCTAATTCTCTTGATGTGTCGTAGGCATTTTTGtaggtattattttatttccttgagGATGTTCTTGGTTTTTAAAGTAGGCTATGTCGAAtattctcatttatttttctatgcAAACAAGTGAATCCTAGGAGAGATCTTACAAAACTCATTTGTGTCGCTACTAACTGTTTGAAATCAAACTTATGAAACCTAAGCTCGAAGAAGTTGAAAATCGCCTTTATCATCTTTATGAGTTATAAAAATGAAAGATTTTAATCCCGAACTTTTTATGTAGTTTATTTAAAAGTTCATTGTTATTAAAAAATGGAATAGACAGTTTTcagtttgttataaaattatcattttgtatttgtgtttcaTTTTTGTTCCTGTAGATGGCCAAACCCAATCCAGTAATGCAACTGCAGAAGAGGGTGAACACAATCGAGGAGCAAGTGGTCACTCTATTGCCCCTTGTGGAGGAAGTGCACATTCTGAAGGAACGTCTGGACAAACTTATTTCACATAGCTGCGTGCAGGGTTTCAGGAGATGTCAGACCTTTCTCAAGGAGGGGCATGAGTCTCTGTCTAAAGAGAATCAACTACAACGAGATCTGGAGCAGCGCTGTGCAGAATTGGAGACACAGTTGCAGCAGCAACAGACCCGCTGTACAGAACTTGAGGCACAGGTGCAGCGAGAACAGGCCCACCACACAGAAGCTGAGGTGCAGGTACAGCAGCAGCAGACCCGCTGTGCAGAACTTGAGGTGCAGGTGCAGCAAGAACAGACCCGTTGCGCAGAACTTGTTATGCAGGTGCAGCAACAGCAGACTCGCTCTGCAGAACTTGAGGCACAGGTGCAACAGCAGCAGACCCGATGCGCAGAAGCTGAGGCCAAGGCACGGGAGCTTGGAGCAGTGAGTACAGCATAGGACTCTGATCTCTCATTGCCAGAACAGGGATTCAATGTATGTACAGAGTGAGCGAAAAGTCTCACTACACCTGTTTTCCTGCAGAACAGATCTTTGCATTATAGGTGGGGTTTGACATAGCTCTGAACTGTGATAATGGCAGAAAAattgctgtgacagataatagagATTTTGTTCGGATGATTCTCAGCGATTGGGAATGTTTCCCACCTCAAGCTGacagatatttaattatgttcatcAGTCTTATGAAATTTGGCATGCCTGTATCATAAGTGCTATATCAACAATACTGAttagcagagaccggaagtttaggcattatgaatcattaaaataggg
It encodes:
- the LOC138702874 gene encoding putative uncharacterized protein DDB_G0271606 isoform X3 — encoded protein: MMAKPNPVMQLQKRVNTIEEQVVTLLPLVEEVHILKERLDKLISHSCVQGFRRCQTFLKEGHESLSKENQLQRDLEQRCAELETQLQQQQTRCTELEAQVQREQAHHTEAEVQVQQQQTRCAELEVQVQQEQTRCAELVMQVQQQQTRSAELEAQVQQQQTRCAEAEAKARELGAMAKPKPAMQLQERMETIEGQMVTLLPLVKEVRILKEFLSHLLSQSREQDCRKCESFLKEGNEALSREKQLKQDLEQRCAELEVQLQQQQTRCAELEAQVQQEQARRTEAESQVQQQETRGAKQVQPWQLRAMNPRAIS